Proteins found in one Streptococcus iniae genomic segment:
- the guaB gene encoding IMP dehydrogenase: protein MSNWDTKFLKKGYTFDDVLLIPAESQVLPNEVNMQTKLAKNLTLNIPIMTAAMDTVTDSKMAIAIARAGGLGVIHKNMSILEQAEEVRKVKRSENGVIIDPFFLTPDHKVSEAEELMQRYRISGVPIVETLANRKLVGIITNRDMRFISNYDSLISEHMTSEKLVTAEVGTDLETAERILHEHRIEKLPLVDNNGRLSGLITIKDIEKVIEFPNAAKDNFGRLLVAAAVGVTSDTFDRAEALFEAGADAIVIDTAHGHSAGVLRKIAEIRAHFPDKTLIAGNIATAEGARALYDAGVDVVKVGIGPGSICTTRVVAGVGVPQVTAIYDAAAVAREYGKTIIADGGIKYSGDIVKALAAGGNAVMLGSMFAGTDEAPGETEIFQGRKFKTYRGMGSIAAMKKGSSDRYFQGAVNEANKLVPEGIEGRVAYKGAASDIVFQMLGGIKSGMGYVGAANLQELHDNAQFVEMSGAGLIESHPHDVQITNEAPNYSVK, encoded by the coding sequence ATGTCAAATTGGGACACTAAATTTTTGAAAAAAGGGTACACCTTTGATGATGTTTTGCTCATTCCAGCAGAAAGTCAAGTTCTTCCGAATGAAGTTAACATGCAAACGAAGTTGGCAAAAAATTTAACATTAAATATTCCTATTATGACAGCTGCAATGGACACTGTAACTGATAGCAAAATGGCTATTGCAATTGCGCGTGCTGGTGGACTTGGTGTTATTCATAAAAATATGTCTATCCTTGAACAAGCTGAGGAAGTTCGTAAGGTAAAACGTTCAGAAAATGGTGTTATCATTGACCCATTCTTCTTGACGCCAGATCATAAAGTTTCTGAGGCAGAAGAATTAATGCAACGTTACCGCATTAGTGGTGTGCCAATTGTAGAAACTCTTGCAAATCGTAAATTAGTAGGAATTATTACCAATCGTGATATGCGTTTCATTTCGAATTATGATTCTTTAATTTCAGAACATATGACAAGTGAAAAATTAGTTACTGCTGAAGTTGGTACAGATTTAGAAACAGCTGAGCGTATTCTTCATGAGCATCGTATTGAAAAATTACCTTTAGTTGATAATAATGGTCGTTTATCAGGTCTTATTACTATTAAAGATATTGAAAAAGTTATCGAGTTTCCAAATGCTGCAAAAGATAACTTTGGTCGTTTATTAGTTGCAGCTGCAGTTGGGGTTACTTCAGATACTTTTGATCGTGCAGAGGCTTTATTTGAGGCTGGTGCAGATGCAATTGTTATTGATACTGCACATGGTCATTCGGCAGGGGTTCTTAGAAAAATTGCTGAAATTCGTGCACATTTCCCAGATAAAACATTAATTGCCGGTAATATTGCTACTGCAGAAGGTGCGCGTGCACTTTATGATGCAGGTGTTGATGTTGTTAAAGTTGGTATTGGTCCAGGTTCAATCTGTACAACACGTGTTGTAGCAGGTGTTGGTGTTCCTCAAGTAACGGCAATTTATGATGCAGCTGCAGTTGCTCGTGAATATGGTAAAACAATCATTGCTGATGGTGGTATCAAGTATTCAGGTGATATTGTCAAGGCTCTTGCAGCTGGTGGTAATGCTGTTATGCTTGGTTCAATGTTTGCAGGTACAGATGAAGCTCCTGGTGAAACAGAGATTTTCCAAGGACGTAAATTTAAAACCTACCGCGGTATGGGTTCAATTGCAGCAATGAAAAAAGGGTCAAGTGACCGTTATTTCCAAGGTGCAGTTAATGAAGCTAATAAACTTGTACCAGAAGGTATTGAAGGACGTGTTGCTTATAAAGGTGCTGCTTCTGATATTGTTTTCCAAATGCTTGGAGGAATCAAATCAGGTATGGGTTATGTTGGTGCTGCAAATCTTCAAGAACTTCACGATAATGCTCAATTCGTTGAAATGTCAGGTGCAGGTCTAATTGAAAGTCATCCTCATGATGTTCAGATTACAAATGAGGCACCAAACTATTCTGTTAAATAA